In one Thermanaerovibrio velox DSM 12556 genomic region, the following are encoded:
- a CDS encoding metal ABC transporter permease gives MDPFLLNALLGGLVSSVMAGVVGTVVVTFRMSMLAGGLAHIAYGGVGLGYFMGFSPFLGAMGAALASAGLLSRMDQGRQERFDSAVGALWAFAMACGVILMSLSQGYGKDLSSPLFGNLLAISREDLWVMSLLTGVCLLAVSIMYPDLLLVAYDEDFARVRGINPGSIRFAVLVLTAVAVVVLMRSVGLVLCMALMTIPPYAAEGFSRSMRGMMLLSSIYGSLCVLAGLWMSWRLDLPSGACIVMAASGLFATLGLARGLIRRFSRP, from the coding sequence ATGGATCCGTTTCTTCTTAACGCCCTCTTGGGGGGGCTTGTGTCCTCCGTCATGGCTGGGGTGGTGGGGACCGTGGTGGTCACCTTCAGGATGTCCATGCTGGCGGGTGGGCTTGCCCACATAGCCTACGGAGGTGTGGGGCTTGGCTACTTCATGGGTTTCTCCCCATTCCTGGGTGCCATGGGGGCCGCGTTGGCTTCCGCTGGGCTGTTGTCCCGGATGGATCAGGGACGGCAGGAGCGTTTCGACTCCGCGGTTGGTGCGTTATGGGCCTTCGCCATGGCCTGCGGGGTGATACTCATGTCCCTTTCCCAGGGGTACGGGAAGGACCTTTCCAGCCCCCTCTTCGGCAACCTGCTGGCCATATCCCGGGAGGACCTCTGGGTCATGTCCCTCCTCACCGGGGTGTGCCTTTTGGCGGTGTCGATCATGTACCCGGACCTTCTGTTGGTGGCCTACGACGAGGACTTCGCCCGGGTGAGGGGCATTAACCCCGGCAGTATAAGGTTCGCGGTGTTGGTTCTGACCGCGGTGGCGGTGGTGGTGTTGATGCGGTCCGTGGGATTGGTGCTCTGTATGGCCCTCATGACCATCCCCCCCTATGCGGCCGAGGGGTTCAGCAGGTCCATGAGGGGCATGATGTTGCTATCCTCCATTTACGGATCCCTCTGTGTGCTGGCAGGACTTTGGATGTCTTGGCGGCTGGACCTGCCTTCCGGGGCTTGTATAGTGATGGCCGCCAGCGGGCTTTTTGCAACCCTGGGACTGGCGAGAGGTCTTATTAGGAGGTTCTCAAGGCCATGA